Below is a genomic region from Pseudomonas sp. JQ170C.
CCGAACGCCTCGCGGCGCAGCCAGGCCAGCTCGTCGCTGTCCAGGTCGGCCACGTTCTTGCCTGCGAACAGGTACTCGCCAGAGGTGGGGCGGTCCAGGCAGCCGAGGATGTTCATCAGGGTCGACTTGCCGGAACCGGAGGCGCCGACGATGGCCACGAACTCGCCGGGGTGGATGGCCAGGCTGATGCCGCGCACCACCTCGACCTTGGGGGTGTCGACCCCGCCATAGGATTTGCGGATGTCGCGCAGTTCGATCAGCGGTGTACTCACCTCAACCTCCGCTGGCAACGGGGGCGCCGATCAACAGCCGCTCACCTTCGGTCAGGCCGTCGAGCACCTGCACCCGCAAGCGGTCGCTGAGCCCGGTGCGTACCCGGCGCTGCTCGACCTTGCCGTTGGCGCCCAGCACCTGGCCGATACGCATGTTTTCGGCGCTGGCGTCGTCATCCAGGGCTGCCACGGGCACGGTCAGCACCTTGCTGGCGCGCCCGGCGACGAAGAACACCTGGGTCGTCATTTCGGCCATCAGGGCGTTGTCGGGGTTCTCGACATCCAGCAGCACGGTGTACAGCACCACTTTGCCGCTGGCGCCGCTGCCGCTCGCACTGGCCGGGTCGCCGCCGCCCTGGCCGGACTGGTCCAGCGGTTTGGGCGGTACCGGGAGGATCTGGCGGACCGTGCTGTTCCAGCGACGCTTGCCGCCCGCCAGGGTGGTGAAATAGGCCGCCATGTCGGGTTTGACATGACCGATATCGGCTTCCGATACCTGGGCCCAGACGGTCATCGGTGACAGCTTGGCGATCCGCAGGATCAAGGGGGTCTGTTGCTGGGCGTTGAGGGTCTGACCCTCGCGGGCATCGACGGCTACCACGGTGCCGGACATCGGTGCATAGATGCGGGTGTAGCCCAGCTCGGCTTCGTCGCTGCGCAGGTTCGCCTGGGCCTGGCGGATCTGGGCGCGGTACATGTCGATGCGGGCCTGGGTCACCTTGAGCTGGGCCTGGGCACTTTGCACGTCTTCGTCGCGGGTTGCACCGCCGGCGGCCAGGTTGCGTTGGCGCTTGTACTGCTGCTCGGCCAGCTGGTACTGGGCCTGCTGTTCGGCGAGCTGTGCCTTGAGGTTGTCGATGGAGAAGCGTCCGGCATCGAGCTTGGCCTGTTGGGTCGAGGGGTCGATCTCGACCAGCAGTTGGCCGGCCTTGACCTCGTCGCCGACCTCTACATGGAGCTTGCGGATCTGCCCGGACGCCTGGGCGCCGACATCCACGTAGCGTCTGGGCTGCAATGTGCCCAGTGCCGTGACGCTGCTTTCGATATCATTGCGGGTGACGCTGACCGTACTCAGAGGGTCGCCGCTGGCAGGCAGGGTCTTCCACGCGAACAGGGCGCTCAGGCTGAGCAGGCCAAGGCCGCAAAGAAGCAGTCGGCATTTGTTTGAAGGACGTCTCATGCAGGGTTCCAACCGAAAAGGGTGCAGGGATACAGTGAG
It encodes:
- a CDS encoding efflux RND transporter periplasmic adaptor subunit, coding for MRRPSNKCRLLLCGLGLLSLSALFAWKTLPASGDPLSTVSVTRNDIESSVTALGTLQPRRYVDVGAQASGQIRKLHVEVGDEVKAGQLLVEIDPSTQQAKLDAGRFSIDNLKAQLAEQQAQYQLAEQQYKRQRNLAAGGATRDEDVQSAQAQLKVTQARIDMYRAQIRQAQANLRSDEAELGYTRIYAPMSGTVVAVDAREGQTLNAQQQTPLILRIAKLSPMTVWAQVSEADIGHVKPDMAAYFTTLAGGKRRWNSTVRQILPVPPKPLDQSGQGGGDPASASGSGASGKVVLYTVLLDVENPDNALMAEMTTQVFFVAGRASKVLTVPVAALDDDASAENMRIGQVLGANGKVEQRRVRTGLSDRLRVQVLDGLTEGERLLIGAPVASGG